The Zingiber officinale cultivar Zhangliang chromosome 10A, Zo_v1.1, whole genome shotgun sequence genome contains a region encoding:
- the LOC122026174 gene encoding secretory carrier-associated membrane protein 2-like: MAAGSRFEANPFTDDDINPFSQPAGRVYNDGGATINIPLHTEKEIKRKEIELQTRETELNRREETLKRREEAIAREVFIEDKNWPPFFPIIHHDIANEIPIHSQRLLYVAFASLLGLTLCLTWNVISTLTAWLKGEGIKIWFLAIIYLVSGVPGAYWLWYRPLYRAMRIDSALSFGWFFIFYLIHLAFCIYSAVAPPFPFKGKSLTGFLPAMDVIGDNAIVGIFYFIGFGFFCLESLISLWVIQVMCLS; encoded by the exons ATGGCTGCAGGCAGCAGGTTCGAGGCCAATCCTTTTACCGACGACGACATTAATCCCTTCTCA CAACCTGCAGGAAGAGTATACAATGATGGTGGCGCAACTATTAATATTCCTCTCCATACAGAAAAG GAGATAAAGAGGAAGGAGATAGAGTTGCAAACCAGAGAAACAGAACTAAACAGAAGGGAAGAG ACATTAAAACGAAGAGAAGAAGCCATAGCAAGGG AAGTTTTCATAGAAGATAAAAATTGGCCCCCATTCTTCCCCATCATTCACCATGACATTGCAAATGAAATCCCCATTCATTCGCAAAGGCTGCTATATGTTGCTTTCGCATCACTTTTGG GATTGACTTTATGCCTTACTTGGAATGTGATATCCACACTTACAGCTTGGCTCAAGGGTGAAG GTATTAAGATCTGGTTCCTTGCAATTATATACTTGGTTTCTGGTGTCCCAGGAGCATATTGGCTATGGTATCGTCCCCTGTATCGCGCGATGAG GATTGACAGTGCTCTGAGCTTTGGATGGTTCTTCATTTTCTATCTG ATTCATCTAGCCTTTTGCATCTACTCCGCTGTTGCTCCTCCTTTTCCTTTCAAAGGAAAATCTTTGAC TGGTTTTCTTCCAGCCATGGATGTTATTGGAGACAATGCCATAGTTGGG ATATTCTATTTTATTGGGTTTGGTTTCTTCTGCCTCGAGTCACTTATCAGCCTTTGGGTCATTCAGGTAATGTGTCTTTCTTAG